A portion of the Microcoleus sp. FACHB-831 genome contains these proteins:
- a CDS encoding LysE family translocator: protein MTIGLISFLLGGLLIGFSIAVPVGPVGVLCIRRTLAGGQAFGFASGLGAATADAIYGAIAGFGLTFISTFLLREQVWLHFIGGGILCILGLKIFLSQQAEELAEGKENNLVGAYASTFFLTLASPVTIFSYAAVFASFGFADAGDRDYISTAMLAVGVFFGSSLWWLILSSGVDVLRTKVSAEVLQLVNKVSGAIITGFGCLAILSGRV from the coding sequence ATGACAATTGGTTTAATAAGTTTTTTGCTCGGAGGGCTGCTAATCGGCTTCTCAATCGCTGTACCAGTTGGCCCAGTTGGCGTGCTTTGCATTCGCCGTACTTTGGCTGGAGGGCAGGCATTTGGCTTTGCTTCTGGTTTGGGTGCGGCTACTGCGGATGCAATTTATGGCGCTATTGCCGGATTTGGCCTAACTTTCATTTCTACTTTTTTGCTCCGCGAACAAGTCTGGCTTCACTTTATTGGGGGTGGGATTCTTTGTATTCTAGGGCTGAAGATATTTTTATCCCAACAAGCGGAGGAATTAGCGGAGGGGAAAGAAAATAATCTTGTTGGTGCTTATGCATCAACGTTTTTCCTTACACTGGCTAGTCCCGTGACTATTTTCTCGTATGCGGCTGTGTTTGCTAGTTTTGGATTTGCAGACGCAGGCGATCGCGACTATATTTCAACTGCAATGTTGGCTGTGGGCGTTTTCTTCGGTTCAAGTTTATGGTGGCTAATTCTTAGTTCTGGTGTGGATGTACTTCGGACTAAGGTAAGCGCTGAGGTGTTGCAGCTTGTGAATAAAGTCTCTGGTGCTATTATTACTGGGTTTGGTTGTTTAGCTATCCTCAGCGGTCGAGTTTGA
- the topA gene encoding type I DNA topoisomerase, with translation MTTLVIVESPTKARTIRNFLPSSYIVEASMGHVRDLPQSSSEIPEAYKGEKWAQLGVNVEANFEPLYIVPKDKKKTVTQLKNALKEADELVLATDEDREGESISWHLLQLLKPKVPIKRMVFHEITREAIRDALKNCRNIDEQVVRAQETRRILDRLVGYTLSPLLWKKISYGLSAGRVQSVAVRLLVQRERARRAFRKGSYWDLKATLDKDKTPFEAKLVTLRGTKVATGSDFDEATGQITAGRNVILLSEAEARSLEARLAGKTWTVADLERRPVTRKPLPPFTTSTLQQESNRKLGLSARDTMRTAQSLYEQGYITYMRTDSVHLSQQAIAAARSCVEQMYGPQYLSPQPRQYTTKSKGAQEAHEAIRPAGNTFRTPQETGLSGREFSLYDLIWKRTVATQMADSQQTQITVQLQVEDAGFRASGKRIDFDGFLRAYVEGSDDPDAALENMEVILPPLEVGDKPRCKALDSIGHETQPPARYTEASLVKTLESEGIGRPSTYASIIGTIIDRGYAQMNGNALVPTFTAFAVTGLLEEHFPDLVDTSFTSKMEQTLDDISMGEAQWLPYLKKFYLGDKGLATQVKERESEIDATAARTIELDDLGGAKVRIGQYGPYVEAENESGPVKASIPKDLTPSDLNVELVETLLQQKTEGPEKLGLHPETGEPVYVLIGTYGPYVQLGDTTEENKKPKRASLPKGVTPENVTLDMAVGLLALPRLLGVHPETGSKVQAGLGRFGPYVVHDQGKEGKEFRSLKTGDDVLTVGLERALELLAQPKTGRGGSARKSKAALRELGAHPADGEPVNIYDGPYGPYVKHGKTNASLPEGETVESMTIETALQALAAKGGTTAKSTGKSSKSAASNKSKAAGTSSTTKKTAAKKTTTTSTRAKKKTS, from the coding sequence ATGACAACCCTCGTTATCGTCGAATCACCCACTAAAGCACGTACCATTCGTAACTTCCTGCCCTCCAGCTACATCGTTGAGGCGTCGATGGGTCATGTGCGCGACCTTCCCCAATCTTCTAGCGAAATTCCCGAAGCCTATAAAGGGGAAAAATGGGCGCAGCTGGGCGTCAATGTGGAAGCTAACTTTGAACCTTTGTATATCGTCCCCAAGGACAAAAAGAAAACTGTCACCCAGCTAAAAAATGCTCTAAAAGAAGCCGACGAATTAGTTCTGGCAACTGACGAAGACCGCGAAGGCGAAAGTATATCGTGGCATTTGCTCCAGCTGCTAAAGCCCAAGGTGCCCATCAAGCGCATGGTATTCCACGAAATCACGCGAGAAGCCATCCGCGACGCTCTGAAAAACTGCCGCAATATTGATGAGCAGGTTGTACGCGCTCAGGAGACGCGGCGCATTCTCGACCGCCTTGTGGGTTACACGCTTTCGCCCCTGCTGTGGAAAAAAATCTCCTATGGCTTATCAGCAGGGCGAGTTCAGTCTGTAGCGGTGCGGCTGTTGGTACAAAGGGAACGTGCGCGGCGTGCTTTCCGCAAGGGTAGTTACTGGGATCTCAAAGCAACTTTAGACAAAGACAAGACGCCATTTGAAGCAAAACTTGTCACCCTCAGAGGAACTAAGGTAGCAACGGGCAGCGATTTTGATGAAGCTACGGGGCAAATTACTGCTGGTCGGAACGTGATTTTGCTGAGTGAAGCTGAAGCTAGAAGCTTAGAAGCGCGACTGGCTGGTAAAACTTGGACCGTGGCAGATTTAGAGCGACGCCCCGTTACTCGCAAACCTTTACCGCCGTTTACGACTTCGACACTGCAACAGGAATCTAACCGGAAACTGGGCTTATCGGCGCGTGACACAATGCGGACTGCTCAGAGTTTGTACGAGCAGGGATATATTACCTATATGCGGACGGATTCCGTACACTTATCGCAACAAGCGATCGCAGCCGCCCGCAGTTGTGTCGAGCAAATGTACGGCCCCCAATACCTCAGCCCCCAACCCCGCCAGTACACCACCAAGAGCAAAGGCGCTCAAGAAGCCCACGAAGCCATCCGCCCCGCTGGAAACACCTTCCGCACTCCCCAAGAAACAGGCTTAAGCGGTCGCGAATTTTCACTATATGACTTGATTTGGAAGCGCACTGTCGCTACCCAAATGGCGGACTCCCAGCAAACTCAAATTACAGTACAGTTGCAAGTCGAAGATGCGGGTTTCCGTGCTAGCGGCAAACGTATCGACTTTGACGGCTTCTTACGCGCATACGTCGAAGGTTCAGACGATCCAGATGCCGCACTTGAAAACATGGAAGTAATCCTACCTCCGCTCGAAGTGGGCGACAAGCCACGCTGCAAAGCCCTAGATTCCATCGGTCACGAAACTCAGCCACCAGCCCGATACACCGAAGCTTCCCTGGTAAAAACCCTCGAAAGTGAAGGAATCGGTCGTCCCAGCACCTACGCCAGCATCATAGGTACTATCATCGATCGCGGCTATGCTCAGATGAATGGTAACGCCCTCGTTCCCACTTTCACCGCCTTCGCCGTCACAGGTCTGCTTGAAGAACACTTTCCCGATTTGGTAGATACCAGCTTCACATCCAAGATGGAACAGACCCTAGACGATATCTCTATGGGCGAAGCACAATGGCTGCCATATCTGAAAAAGTTTTATTTGGGAGATAAAGGGCTGGCAACGCAAGTTAAGGAAAGGGAAAGCGAGATAGATGCCACAGCAGCCCGCACCATAGAACTGGACGATTTAGGTGGAGCTAAAGTCCGCATCGGTCAATACGGCCCCTACGTCGAAGCTGAAAACGAATCCGGGCCAGTAAAAGCCTCAATCCCCAAAGATCTTACCCCCTCAGACCTTAACGTTGAGCTAGTTGAGACCCTTCTACAGCAGAAAACAGAAGGCCCGGAAAAACTTGGCTTGCATCCAGAAACCGGAGAACCAGTTTATGTTCTGATCGGCACTTACGGCCCCTATGTCCAATTAGGCGATACCACTGAGGAGAATAAAAAACCCAAACGTGCCTCTCTACCCAAGGGTGTCACCCCAGAAAATGTGACCCTGGATATGGCAGTTGGCCTGTTAGCGCTACCCCGTCTTTTGGGAGTCCACCCGGAAACTGGCAGTAAAGTCCAAGCAGGATTGGGACGGTTTGGCCCCTACGTTGTCCACGACCAGGGTAAAGAAGGGAAAGAGTTCCGCTCCCTTAAAACTGGCGATGATGTATTAACCGTTGGGTTGGAACGTGCGCTAGAGTTATTGGCACAGCCCAAGACCGGACGCGGCGGAAGCGCACGCAAGTCCAAGGCAGCTTTACGGGAATTGGGCGCTCACCCTGCTGATGGAGAGCCAGTGAATATCTACGATGGCCCTTATGGCCCTTATGTGAAGCATGGCAAAACCAATGCTTCACTGCCAGAAGGTGAAACTGTGGAAAGCATGACAATAGAAACCGCCCTGCAAGCGTTAGCTGCTAAGGGAGGAACTACTGCGAAATCAACGGGGAAATCGAGCAAATCAGCTGCATCGAATAAGAGTAAGGCAGCGGGAACTTCTTCAACAACTAAGAAGACGGCTGCTAAAAAGACAACAACGACTTCAACTCGTGCCAAGAAAAAAACTTCCTAG